The genome window AAAAAGACGGTGTGAAAAGATGGAAGAAGTTACTCGCCCAGATCCCATCTTACCAGATCAACGGGGACGGAGCGCTTAAAGAGTGGATGCACCCTGACTTTGCAGATAATTACCATCACCGGCATCAGTCGCATATATACCCGCTGTTTCCCGGTTTCGAAATCAGTAAGGAAACGGATGCCCGTCTGTTCGAAGCCTGCCGGGTTGCCGTAGAAAAACGCCGGATCATCGGGATTGAATCGCAGACAGGCTGGTCGCTGGCTCATATGGCCAATATATATGCACGTCTGAACCAGGGGAACGAGGCCCTGGAATGCCTGAACCTGATGAGCCGTTCTACCATAGGAGCCAACCTGTTTACTTACCATAACGATTATCGCTATATGGGTGTAACATCCAGCGGTCATGGATGGCAACCTTACCAGATCGACGCCAATCTGGGATACTCGGCCGCAGTTATCGAAATGCTGGTCTATTCCAACAAAGAGATAATAAAATTACTCCCGGCTTTACCCGGCCAAATGACGGAAGGAAGTATCCGGGGTGCACGTTGCCGCGGCAATTTTGAAGCGGATATTCAATGGAAAGATGGTAAGTTGACCAAAGCCGTGATCAGTTCCTTCGGAGGGAAACCGTGTACGGTTTACTACAACGGAAAATCCATATCATTGAATATCCCAAAAGGGAAAAGCGTTACCCTCGATGGTTCACTGAAACAGGTAGACGAAGAGAATAGCGAACTTTGAACAATGAATTTTGAATCTTAAATCTTGAATTTTGAACTCTATATCCGGAATATAATATTTCGATCTGGTACTTATAAAAATAAACATCTATGAAAAAATATATCCTTTATTTACCGCTTTTACTGTTTTCCTATAATATATGTCAGGCACAGGAATCAACGATTTTAGCGCCGGATTATCCGTCGATTATTTCCGCTTCCGACCTAATCTACCAAAGCCCTGCTGAGCGAAGTGAGGAAGGAATGCCGGTGGGCAACGGTATAACAGGCAGTCTGATATGGACGAGTCCTTCTGCTATGCATTTTCAGATCAACCGGGTAGATGTGTTCGGGAACAATGCTCAAAGCCACAATTTTTACGAACGGCATACCGACTATTGTGGCGGGGCCGGCTTTGTCGATGTCGAATTTCCCGGTTATGACGAAGTGTTTACCGGGGATTCGTTCAGGCAAAGATTATCCTGTTATCAGGCCCTTGTTTCGACCGAAGGAAAACAGGTGAAAACGGAAACATTCGTATGGAGCAACCAGGATGTACTGGTCATAAATGTAGAAAACCACAGGACCGGATCACCCGTAATTATCCGCCTGAGGGCCTTGCGACCCGCCTTTACCAAAAAAGGCGACCATTCGGCGGTCTCAAAGTTTGATAAAGACGGCAACCGTATGGTCCTGACACAAACGTTCAAAGAGAAGGAATATCTGTGTACATCGGCCGTCGCGGTATCGGTTGACGGTGCAGATACAAAATCGTGGCAGGTCAGTGCCGAAGAAATGACCTTAACCGTGAAAGAGGGCAGCTCATCATTCCGGATCTATATTTCTTCCGCAGCCTCTTTCGACAAAGAAGAAAACATCGCCACAAAGGCCCTGCGTTTACTCGATAATGCACACAATACCGGCTATGATCAGATATCTGCGACGCATAAAAACTGGTGGAAAGCTTTCTGGGAACGTTCCTTTATCCACCTTAAAAGTTCCGATGGCGTTGCAGACAAGATCATGGAAAATTACCACTATTTCCTTTATGTGATGGGTTCTTCGTCCCGGGGAGAATACGAACCTAAATTCAACGGAATGCTTTGGACAACGGGAGGTGATTCGCGTAAATGGGGGAATCTTTTCTGGGGTGCTAACCAAAGCTGTTATTACAATGGTTTGTTCCCGGCAAACAGGCCTGAGATCATGGCGCCGCATTTCAGGATGTATTCCCGCATGTACCCGTCCCTGCAGAAAGCAGCCCGGCAACAATGGGGAAGCGAAGGGATTTTTATTCCCGAAACTGTGGGATTTGACGGTCTTCCCGAACTTCCCGAAAATATCGCTTCCGAAATGAGGGACCTCTATCTGACCCGGAAAACATGGCCGGAACGGTCAACTGACTTTACCGCTTATTCGTATACCCGGATGCCATTTAACAGCCGGTGGAACTGGAAGAAAGACGATGGCTGGAAAGACGGGATCTGGCATACATCGGATAAGGGTGGCGGCACTTTCGGACATGTAACTCATATTTTTTCCAGGGGAGCAAAAATAGCTTACCAATACTGGATGCAGTACGAATATTCGCAGGATAAAGAATGGCTGGCCGGACAGGCTTACCCCATGTTGAAAGGGGTAGCCGAATTTTACCGGAACTTTCCGAACCTGAAAAAGGAACAGGACGGCAAGTACCACATCCGCCATATCAACGATAATGAATCGGTATGGGACGGACACAACACGGTGGAAGAAATATCTTCTATGATGGGTATTTTTCCCGTAGCCATCAAAGCG of Bacteroidales bacterium contains these proteins:
- a CDS encoding DUF5703 domain-containing protein, translating into MKKYILYLPLLLFSYNICQAQESTILAPDYPSIISASDLIYQSPAERSEEGMPVGNGITGSLIWTSPSAMHFQINRVDVFGNNAQSHNFYERHTDYCGGAGFVDVEFPGYDEVFTGDSFRQRLSCYQALVSTEGKQVKTETFVWSNQDVLVINVENHRTGSPVIIRLRALRPAFTKKGDHSAVSKFDKDGNRMVLTQTFKEKEYLCTSAVAVSVDGADTKSWQVSAEEMTLTVKEGSSSFRIYISSAASFDKEENIATKALRLLDNAHNTGYDQISATHKNWWKAFWERSFIHLKSSDGVADKIMENYHYFLYVMGSSSRGEYEPKFNGMLWTTGGDSRKWGNLFWGANQSCYYNGLFPANRPEIMAPHFRMYSRMYPSLQKAARQQWGSEGIFIPETVGFDGLPELPENIASEMRDLYLTRKTWPERSTDFTAYSYTRMPFNSRWNWKKDDGWKDGIWHTSDKGGGTFGHVTHIFSRGAKIAYQYWMQYEYSQDKEWLAGQAYPMLKGVAEFYRNFPNLKKEQDGKYHIRHINDNESVWDGHNTVEEISSMMGIFPVAIKAAEILNVDADLRKKWNEILSNLSPLTLSSDYPNSDGKPVTFVRSLSPVLQGPAERIPDSNTMPVWYFDLCTLESTDKKMMETANNTYDAYFSQGIKQDSRVYVLSKLPVTGTQLGRKDATRYLIPNQIQTAEIEVLRNRMDLREGFQTTGVQRLGRVADALHYALCQGIPAKPGGDHVIRVFPAWPEEWDAQFTLLCRGNFLVTSSFKNSSAEFVEIRSNAGKECNVRNPWGTEEVTIYRNGKKYKTTTASLISFPTRINEVFVLVKGKTKPEFLSEKAI